Proteins from one Acidimicrobiales bacterium genomic window:
- a CDS encoding VOC family protein — protein MPFPVRNVVIDVNYLEDMTAFWQAITGYDVDAKDDASVRLIDPSGAGPALYLQKVPELRTTKNRLHL, from the coding sequence CCGCAACGTGGTGATCGACGTCAACTACCTGGAGGACATGACGGCCTTCTGGCAGGCGATCACCGGTTACGACGTCGACGCCAAGGACGACGCCAGCGTCCGCCTGATCGACCCGTCCGGCGCCGGCCCGGCGCTGTACCTCCAGAAGGTGCCCGAGCTGCGCACGACCAAGAACCGGCTCCACCT